A part of Candidatus Bathyarchaeota archaeon genomic DNA contains:
- a CDS encoding adenosine-specific kinase, with product MELKTVKITPPPDCNTILGTAHFIKTAEDLYEAMVNSVPTINFGIGFCEASGPCLVRHEGNDPQLRRLAAEKAFEISCGHSFIIFLKNAYPLNVLDKIKAVPEVCTIHAASANPLEVLVAETEQGRGIIGVVDGYGSKGIEADADVAERRGFLRKIGYKL from the coding sequence TTGGAGTTAAAAACCGTTAAAATCACGCCGCCACCCGACTGCAACACCATCTTGGGCACGGCGCACTTCATAAAAACCGCCGAAGACCTATACGAGGCAATGGTTAACTCGGTGCCCACCATAAACTTCGGTATCGGCTTCTGCGAAGCCAGCGGACCCTGCCTTGTACGCCACGAAGGCAACGACCCACAACTGCGTCGGCTGGCAGCGGAGAAAGCCTTTGAAATCAGCTGCGGACACAGCTTTATCATCTTCCTAAAAAACGCTTACCCCCTAAACGTGCTTGACAAAATCAAGGCAGTCCCCGAAGTCTGCACTATCCATGCTGCGTCGGCTAATCCGCTGGAGGTTCTGGTGGCGGAGACTGAGCAGGGCAGAGGCATCATCGGCGTCGTGGATGGCTATGGGAGCAAGGGTATAGAGGCAGATGCGGATGTGGCTGAGCGCCGGGGGTTTCTTCGGAAAATAGGCTACAAGCTCTAG